The Ischnura elegans chromosome 1, ioIscEleg1.1, whole genome shotgun sequence genome contains a region encoding:
- the LOC124166551 gene encoding uncharacterized protein LOC124166551 yields the protein MKVFLVLILSVVALNGVVTGDESELSTMSLRRRRFIGKIFPTSTTEQPWTGRWLPERTSSNPLAKHITTSNPLFSYEIPFDPQHGVAMGIPASGCDDAKNNLEMDWDFSPMNYTCYNPGYKYKPNRELPPLIEMERIPPLYVARHICMDKAISYDRPIPTFGEHRPLWPRYGEYKFVPVQRWLHNLEHGGVVMLYHPCANPIEVNRLRKLVKGCLRRYVITPYTLMDEQRPMALVAWGWRMTMSTVDAGAVREFITKKALRGPEKLSKEGQFDFGLQVPAEIVPGSTFNDDVLCPSKN from the exons ATGAAGGTTTTCTTGGTGTTAATTTTATCCGTCGTTGCCCTTAACGGAG TAGTTACAGGAGATGAGTCTGAACTGTCAACCATGAGTCTGCGAAGAAG AAGATTTATCGGGAAAATCTTTCCTACGAGCACGACAGAACAACCTTGGACTGGACGATGGCTACCCGAGAGGACATCCTCCAATCCTTTAGCTAAACATATTACCACGTCTAACCCACTCTTCTCCTATGAAATACCTTTTGATCCTCAACATGGAGTGGCTATGGGAATCCCAGCAAGTGGTTGTGATGATGCAAAG AATAACCTAGAAATGGACTGGGATTTTTCGCCCATGAACTACACATGCTACAACCCTGGTTATAAATATAAGCCCAACAGAGAATTACCGCCCCTCATTGAAATGGAGAGAATTCCACCACTTTATGTG GCTCGGCACATATGTATGGACAAAGCTATTTCATATGATAGGCCCATTCCTACATT TGGAGAGCATCGTCCTCTTTGGCCACGTTATGGAGAGTATAAATTTGTCCCTGTACAGCGATGGCTTCACAATTTGGAG CATGGAGGAGTAGTTATGCTTTATCATCCATGTGCCAACCCAATTGAGGTCAACAGACTTCGGAAATTGGTCAAAGGTTGCTTGCGGCGGTATGTCATCACTCCATACACATTAATGGATGAGCAACGG CCAATGGCATTGGTAGCTTGGGGATGGAGGATGACAATGTCAACAGTAGATGCTGGTGCTGTGCGAGAATTTATCACGAAAAAAGCTCTTCGTGGTCCAGAAAAGTTGAGCAAAGAAGGGCAGTTTGATTTTGGCCTTCAAGTTCCTGCTGAAATTGTTCCAGGTTCTACTTTTAATGATGATGTACTTTGTCCctctaaaaattaa
- the LOC124166558 gene encoding uncharacterized protein LOC124166558, whose translation MDRTNRCPGQRMEQCRMDRLKEASRLLSMRRPLEIRQSLFRTYGALKSQIERSIEGEYVPTVEAMLTLMWDELQNGPSYECLRKLSHSAFRETLLWRLLDKVVAKIAHITRRECFLLQMESRVPPYVGSCPTNLEPSFSDPTCEICGVDYHAMGMRGSPVDYHSSPLKVCGETSRVQPNRSPGLINESSETLQSRPIGNSSVDYHASPPNECGQSSRVKQNRSSGRMDNSSETQQSRHIGDTSRTTADCLNYAYMHTPPMEIPETNRGPGQRMEPCGMDRINEASRLLSMRHPPEIRQILFRRYCKLKSQIERSIEGEYIPTVEAMLTFMWEELEHGPSYECLCKPPDFAFRETLLLKLLDKVVAKIAHFTRRERFLGQMECRVPPYMGSCPADLEPSLSAPTCEEFGADFRAMGMQGYPVDHHLSPPKVCGETSRCQPGHSSGLISEPLETKQTLPNGDSSPTMADCPNYVCTHTPPMEIPETNRVPGQRMEPRGMDRLKEALSLLSMRHPPEIRQILFQKYYKLKSQIERSIKGEYIPTVEVMLTLIWEEVQHGPAYEILRKLPDFAFRETLLWRYLQMVVAKIAHITRRECFLGQMECRVPHYVGLPDLKPSLSAPPCKKCGVDVHATGMRGSLVEYQSPQQKVCGEISRAQPNCSSGLVNESSETQQSRPIGDSSPPRADYSTYAYRHTPPMEIPETNRVPGQRMEPCGMDRINEASRLLSMRHPPEIRQILFRRYCKLKSQIERSVEGEYIPTVEVMLTVMWEELQHGPLFECLCKLPDFALRETLLWRLLDKVAAKIPHFTWRERFLGQMECRVPPYVGSCPPDLEASLSAPTCEKCDVGVHASGIQGSPVDYHSSPPKVGGETSRVQPDCPSGLINESSERKQTRPIGDSSPKKVDCPNYAYKRKLPKHNAPQ comes from the exons ATGGATCGGACCAACAGGTGTCCAGGCCAAAGGATGGAACAGTGTAGGATGGATAGGCTCAAGGAAGCCTCGAGATTACTGTCTATGAGACGACCACTAGAGATAAGACAGTCCCTGTTCCGGACATACGGCGCTCTCAAGTCGCAAATCGAGCGATCAATCGAGGGAGAATACGTCCCTACCGTGGAGGCCATGTTAACTTTGATGTGGGATGAATTACAGAATGGGCCGTCGTATGAATGCCTGCGCAAACTTTCGCATTCTGCTTTCAGAGAGACATTGCTCTGGAGGTTACTGGATAAGGTGGTAGCAAAGATTGCACACATTACTCGCCGggagtgttttttattacaaatggAGAGCAGGGTTCCTCCTTACGTCGGGAGTTGCCCGACGAATCTCGAACCCAGTTTCTCTGATCCAACCTGCGAGATATGTGGGGTGGATTACCATGCAATGGGAATGCGGGGTTCCCCAGTGGACTATCACTCGTCTCCGCTGAAAGTATGTGGTGAAACTAGCCGTGTTCAACCAAACCGTTCGCCAGGGCTCATCAATGAATCATCGGAAACGCTACAATCACGGCCCATTGGTAATTCCTCAGTGGATTATCACGCGTCTCCTCCAAATGAATGTGGTCAAAGCAGCCGTGTTAAACAAAACCGTTCGTCAGGACGGATGGATAACTCTTCGGAAACGCAGCAATCACGGCACATTGGTGATACCTCTCGTACGACAGCGGATTGCCTGAACTATGCGTACATG CATACACCACCGATGGAAATCCCGGAGACTAACAGAGGTCCAGGCCAAAGGATGGAACCGTGTGGGATGGATAGGATCAACGAAGCCTCAAGATTACTCTCCATGAGACATCCACCAGAGATAAGGCAGATCCTTTTCCGGAGGTACTGCAAACTCAAGTCGCAAATCGAGCGATCAATTGAGGGAGAATACATCCCTACCGTGGAAGCAATGTTAACTTTTATGTGGGAGGAGTTAGAGCATGGGCCATCGTATGAGTGCCTGTGCAAACCTCCAGATTTTGCTTTTAGAGAGACATTGCTCTTGAAGTTGCTGGACAAGGTGGTAGCAAAGATAGCACACTTTACTCGGCGGGAACGTTTCTTAGGACAAATGGAGTGTAGGGTTCCTCCTTACATGGGGAGTTGCCCGGCGGATCTCGAACCAAGTTTGTCTGCTCCAACCTGTGAAGAATTTGGGGCGGATTTCCGTGCAATGGGAATGCAGGGTTACCCAGTGGACCATCACTTGTCTCCGCCGAAAGTATGTGGAGAAACTAGCCGTTGTCAACCAGGCCATTCGTCAGGGCTCATCAGTGAACCATTGGAAACGAAACAAACATTGCCCAATGGTGATTCCTCTCCTACGATGGCGGATTGCCCAAATTATGTCTGCACG CATACACCACCGATGGAAATCCCAGAAACCAACAGAGTTCCAGGCCAAAGGATGGAACCACGTGGGATGGATAGGCTCAAGGAAGCCTTAAGCTTACTCTCCATGAGACATCCACCAGAGATAAGGCAGATCCTTTTCCAGAAGTACTACAAACTCAAGTCGCAAATCGAGCGATCAATCAAGGGAGAATACATCCCTACAGTGGAAGTCATGTTAACTTTGATTTGGGAGGAAGTACAGCATGGGCCAGCGTATGAAATCCTGCGCAAACTTCCAGATTTTGCTTTTAGAGAGACATTGCTCTGGAGATACTTACAGATGGTGGTAGCAAAGATAGCACACATTACTCGGCGGGAATGTTTCTTAGGACAAATGGAGTGCAGGGTTCCTCATTACGTTGGCCTGCCAGATCTCAAACCCAGTTTGTCAGCTCCACCCTGCAAAAAATGCGGCGTAGATGTCCATGCAACGGGAATGCGTGGTTCTTTAGTGGAATATCAGTCGCCCCAGCAGAAAGTATGTGGTGAAATTAGCCGTGCTCAACCAAACTGTTCATCAGGGCTCGTCAATGAATCATCGGAAACACAACAATCACGTCCCATTGGTGATTCCTCTCCACCAAGAGCAGACTACTCAACTTATGCTTACAGG CATACACCACCGATGGAAATCCCGGAGACTAACAGAGTTCCAGGCCAAAGGATGGAACCGTGTGGGATGGATAGGATCAACGAAGCCTCAAGATTACTCTCCATGAGACATCCACCAGAGATAAGGCAGATCCTTTTCCGGAGGTACTGCAAACTCAAGTCGCAAATCGAGCGATCAGTTGAGGGAGAATACATCCCTACTGTGGAAGTCATGTTAACTGTGATGTGGGAGGAGTTACAGCATGGGCCATTGTTTGAGTGCCTGTGCAAACTTCCAGATTTTGCTCTAAGAGAGACGCTGCTCTGGAGGTTGCTGGACAAGGTGGCAGCAAAGATTCCACACTTTACTTGGCGGGAACGTTTCTTAGGACAAATGGAGTGTAGGGTTCCTCCTTACGTGGGGAGTTGCCCACCGGATCTCGAAGCAAGTTTGTCTGCTCCAACCTGCGAAAAATGTGACGTGGGTGTCCATGCATCGGGAATCCAGGGTTCTCCAGTGGACTATCACTCATCTCCGCCGAAAGTAGGTGGAGAAACTAGCCGTGTTCAACCAGACTGTCCATCAGGGCTCATTAATGAATCATCGGAAAGGAAACAAACACGGCCCATTGGTGATTCCTCTCCTAAAAAAGTGGATTGCCCAAATTATGCCTACAAG AGGAAACTACCGAAACATAATGCACCCCAATGA